The following are from one region of the Abiotrophia defectiva ATCC 49176 genome:
- a CDS encoding ORF6C domain-containing protein produces the protein METATPSTLNNQMTSLEAQVQAQHQLLGQINSHLQVLTTLLEHQPLSPEATYALTRLRRHEIHQRLGDKDRLLTARRPELVRLVYRTARLAFLSHFSLSSYGHLPQERYEAAVSFWKEWKVPVDLQAKLDQAYKDLAQDRPQLHAVA, from the coding sequence ATGGAAACAGCAACACCAAGTACATTGAACAATCAAATGACTAGCCTAGAAGCCCAAGTCCAAGCTCAACACCAGTTGCTGGGGCAGATTAACAGCCATCTCCAAGTTTTAACGACTCTCTTAGAGCACCAACCCCTGTCACCTGAGGCCACTTATGCCCTAACGCGTTTGCGCCGTCATGAGATCCACCAACGCCTAGGGGACAAGGACCGCTTACTAACGGCTCGACGTCCGGAACTGGTGCGTCTGGTCTATCGGACGGCACGCCTGGCCTTCCTCAGTCATTTTAGCTTATCCAGCTATGGGCATCTACCACAAGAGCGATATGAAGCTGCTGTCAGCTTCTGGAAGGAATGGAAGGTCCCGGTCGACTTGCAGGCTAAGCTAGACCAAGCCTATAAGGACTTGGCTCAAGACCGGCCTCAACTCCATGCAGTTGCCTAA
- a CDS encoding DUF2922 domain-containing protein: MANKTIKTFEMNFATADGKSKKISLRHAKADITKDQAKAAMATIVGKDIFTKDAVDQFAKEKTANYVTRTVEEVYKAEA; encoded by the coding sequence ATGGCTAACAAAACCATTAAGACTTTTGAGATGAATTTCGCGACCGCAGACGGCAAGTCTAAGAAGATTAGCCTGCGCCACGCCAAGGCAGACATCACCAAGGACCAGGCCAAAGCCGCCATGGCCACCATCGTAGGCAAGGACATCTTCACCAAGGACGCCGTCGACCAGTTCGCCAAGGAGAAGACCGCCAACTACGTCACCCGCACCGTAGAGGAAGTCTACAAGGCTGAGGCTTAG
- a CDS encoding phage holin gives MHLPTSRKAYTTIQWMALILIPALAVLVQGLAELYAWPDPWPRRLVGTLNLVGVFLGALLQGWHYGRRKTRSKAKSA, from the coding sequence ATGCATCTTCCCACTAGTCGCAAGGCCTATACGACGATTCAATGGATGGCACTGATCCTGATTCCGGCGCTAGCGGTCCTAGTCCAAGGTCTAGCCGAACTCTATGCCTGGCCCGACCCCTGGCCTCGTCGCCTGGTTGGCACCCTCAATCTAGTCGGCGTCTTCCTAGGGGCGCTACTTCAAGGCTGGCATTATGGCCGACGCAAGACTAGGAGCAAGGCAAAGTCCGCTTAG
- a CDS encoding CHAP domain-containing protein, whose translation MKPQIQQLLSKAQAYLGVQGGSPTHQGLVDAYNAVQPLPVGYAVTYSDDWCDVFVTVMGDQAGIAHLIGRECGVPRHLTWCQEQGIWLGHVWPQAGDLIFFDFGGGPASHIGIVESVDGDSETVNTIEGNWLNQVVRRHYASDDWRILGYARPQYDARAGSVATGSEAGGANHPNGCVDAASDLDEVVWSVIRGDWGNGQERIDRLTDAGYDAQVLQELVNEKLAS comes from the coding sequence ATGAAGCCACAAATTCAACAACTCCTATCCAAGGCCCAAGCCTACCTAGGCGTCCAAGGCGGAAGTCCCACCCATCAGGGCCTCGTTGATGCCTATAACGCTGTCCAACCCCTGCCGGTCGGCTACGCAGTTACCTACAGCGACGACTGGTGCGATGTCTTCGTTACCGTCATGGGAGACCAGGCCGGCATCGCTCATCTGATTGGGCGCGAATGCGGCGTGCCTCGTCATCTGACCTGGTGCCAAGAGCAGGGCATCTGGCTAGGCCATGTCTGGCCTCAAGCTGGCGATCTGATTTTCTTCGATTTTGGGGGTGGGCCTGCATCTCACATCGGCATTGTGGAAAGTGTGGACGGCGACAGCGAAACCGTCAATACTATTGAGGGTAACTGGCTCAACCAGGTTGTCCGCCGTCATTATGCTAGTGACGACTGGCGCATCCTAGGTTATGCCCGGCCTCAATATGATGCGAGGGCTGGGAGTGTAGCCACTGGCAGTGAAGCTGGGGGAGCTAATCATCCGAATGGCTGTGTCGATGCAGCTAGCGACCTAGATGAAGTGGTCTGGTCAGTTATCCGAGGTGACTGGGGCAATGGACAGGAACGAATCGACCGGCTAACTGATGCGGGTTATGATGCGCAAGTTCTGCAGGAATTGGTGAATGAGAAATTGGCAAGTTAG